Part of the Cloacibacterium caeni genome is shown below.
ACCTAACCGAAGGTTTGAATCCCGGAACGAATAAATGCTATTCGGTTTGTAGCTATGATCATGCAGAGCATGCTTCTGCTGCCTTCACTAATTTAAAATTAAAACTCAAAAAATCTAATGAGAAAATGAAAATTCTTATTGGAACTGGTCATGCAAAAGCTACATGTCAAGGTGCAGCATTTGAATATATTCTGAATGTAGACTCGGAGTTAAGACGTTGTGGCTTAAGAGAAAAAGTAGAAATTACTTGGATTTCGAACGAAAATGAACTTGGTGATTTTGGAATGGATGGAATGTTGCTTACATATGGCGATATGATTATGAAATCGAGCGATATGGTAGAAATGATTTTTGAAGATAGAGAAATTAAGTGGATTTTGGGAGCTGGTGTAAACAAAATTGAAAATGGGATTGCTCATTACGAAAACTTAAATGGAGAATATAAAACCGAAACATTTGATTTTGCAATGTTAATTCCTGCTTTTTCTGGACATGGATTTAAAGCATATGACAAGTATGGAGCAGATATTACCGAAAAATTATTTCGCGGATTTATGGTAGTAGACGCAGATTATACAGCAAAACCTTATGAAGAATGGACGGTGCAAGACTGGCCAGAAACCTATCAAAATCCAAGCTATCCTAATATTTTTGCTCCGGGAATTGCTTTTGCGCCACCGCATTCTATTTCTAAACCGAGAAAATCACCTAATGGAACCGAAATTTTTCCAGCGCCACCAAGAACAGGAATGCCATCTGGAATTACTGCTAAATTGGTTGCAGAAAATATCATAGAAAGTATTAAAAAAGGTGAAATTATTACACCGCATCGTGGTTCTTTAGGAAATATGGGAGCTGCTTGTGTAGCATCTTCAGGATTTGGATTCACTAAAGGTTCTGCGGTTACAATTACTACTTTTCCTATTGTCCCAGACTATGTAAAATATAAAAATTCTGGCGGTAGAGATTTGAAAAAAACTTTTGGCGAAATTGGTTTAGGAGGTCATTGGGTTAAGTATTCTTTACATTTTGCATTTCTCTGGAAAGCTAAGATGAAACCATTTTGGTTTATGATCCCCGAATAAATTTTTAATCTTAATTTAAAATAAAAGTTATGGCACAAAGAATATCTGCAAAAATGAAATCTAAAATGCAAAATCCGTTCTATCAGTTTTTTAGATTTCTTATTCTTAATATCAAAATTTTGCGAGTAGTAGCTCTTGGTCATGGAGGAACAAGAGGAGAGGATAAACATTAATAAAAATATACAGAAAAGAGCAAATTAGAGCAATCGATTTCATCTATCGTAAGTGTAACTCAAGTAACACTTCTTCTATTAAAACGGGTTTAAATTTGCTCTATAATTAAAAAATAAATAAAATGGAACAGCAAGTACAAGAAACATTCAACATGCCAAGAATTGGAGAAAAAGCTCCGCAGTTCAAAGCAGTTACAACTCAAGGTGAAATTAATTTCCCTTCTGATTATCAAGGAAAATGGAGTATTCTATTTAGTCACCCTGCTGATTTTACACCGGTGTGTACTTCAGAATTTATGACTTTTGCACATCTTCAGGAGAAATTTAGAAAAGCTAATTGTGAATTGGTTGGCTTATCTGTAGATGGTCTTTACAGTCATATAGCTTGGTTAAGAACCATTAAAGAAAAAATAGAGTTTAATGGAATGAAAGACATTGAAGTTACTTTTCCATTGATTGAAGACATTACAATGGAAGTAGCTAAGAAATATGGTATGATTCAACCAGGGGAAAGCAATACCAAAGCAGTAAGAGCAGTGTTTTTTGTTGACCCAAAAGGCATTATTAGAGCAATTATCTATTATCCATTAAGTATCGGTAGAAATTTTGATGAATTGTATCGTGCCCTTATTGCGATGCAGACTACAGATGAATTTGGAGTAGCCACTCCTGCAGATTGGAGACCTGGAGATGACGTGATTGTTCCTACTGCCGGATCTTGTGGTGTTGCAAAAGAAAGGATGGAAGATAAAGAAAATTTAGATTGCAAAGATTGGTTCTTCTGCACAAAAAAATTAGACGAAAAAGAAATCTATAGTAAGCTCATTAAAGACTAACTATTGAACTATATAGTATACTGAACAAGTAGTTGTTATATTAATTGAAAACGATAGATTTTAATAGTCTATCGTTTTGTTTTTTTTTCTTTCTAACAAAAGAATTTTCTGAATGTAACATAAGTTACTGCACATGATTTTTATCACCAATATTTTTGCCGAAGAAATAGAGAACGTGTATCAAAATTCTCGATTTCAATAATTAAAATAAATTAAAAAAAGAAAAATTTAAATACAATGAGAAAATTTTTTACGATAGTTTTTGTTTTTTCGCTCGTTCTGAAAGGTTTCTCTCAAGACACCATCAGAATTTCTAGAGCAGAATTAGAACAAAGAATGGTAGACCAAAATCTTCAAGTGAAATTGGCAAATGACGAAGCCAAATTAGCACAAGCAGAACTATTGGGAACGAGAGCAATGTATTTACCAAACGTAAATGCTTCTTACACTTTTTCGAATACCAATAATCCTTTGTACGCTTTCGGTTCTAAATTGAATCAGGAGCGTATTACGCAAATGGATTTTGACCCAGCTAAATTAAATGCTCCAGACGCAATTTCTAATTTCGCTACTAAAATTGAGGTACAACAACCCATCATCAACATGGATGCAGTGTATCTTAAAAAAGCAGGACAAGTAAAATCTGAAGTTTTAAAAATTAAAGCAGAAAGAACCAAAGAATACATTCAGTTTGAGTTCAAAAAAGCATACATGCAACTGCAATTAGCGTACAGAATGCTTGAAACACTTGAAAATGCTAAAACCACAACGCTAGCCAACAAAAAAGTAATCGACAATTATTTCAAAAACGGAATGATTCAGAAAACGGAAGTGTTATACATAGACGTTCGTGTAAAAGAAATTGAAAATCAAATCGCTTATGCGAAATCTAACATAAAAAATGCTTCGGATTACCTTTATTTCTTATTAGACGAAGAGTCTTTCAATAAGGTTTTCAAGCCTACTGAAAAATTAGAATTTCAAAACCAGATTTTAGAAAATACGGCTACACTAAATGTGGAAAGAAAAGATTTACAGGCGTATCAAAAATCT
Proteins encoded:
- a CDS encoding NAD(P)/FAD-dependent oxidoreductase, with the translated sequence MSKIVILGAGIAGHTAATHLRRKLGNEHEILVVSPNSNYQWVPSNIWVGIGRMSPNDVKFPLAPLYKKHHIGYKQAKVISFHPEGDVKNAKPYVIAEYVFGDNKGKHEIIDYDFLINATGPKLAFDLTEGLNPGTNKCYSVCSYDHAEHASAAFTNLKLKLKKSNEKMKILIGTGHAKATCQGAAFEYILNVDSELRRCGLREKVEITWISNENELGDFGMDGMLLTYGDMIMKSSDMVEMIFEDREIKWILGAGVNKIENGIAHYENLNGEYKTETFDFAMLIPAFSGHGFKAYDKYGADITEKLFRGFMVVDADYTAKPYEEWTVQDWPETYQNPSYPNIFAPGIAFAPPHSISKPRKSPNGTEIFPAPPRTGMPSGITAKLVAENIIESIKKGEIITPHRGSLGNMGAACVASSGFGFTKGSAVTITTFPIVPDYVKYKNSGGRDLKKTFGEIGLGGHWVKYSLHFAFLWKAKMKPFWFMIPE
- a CDS encoding peroxiredoxin, which produces MEQQVQETFNMPRIGEKAPQFKAVTTQGEINFPSDYQGKWSILFSHPADFTPVCTSEFMTFAHLQEKFRKANCELVGLSVDGLYSHIAWLRTIKEKIEFNGMKDIEVTFPLIEDITMEVAKKYGMIQPGESNTKAVRAVFFVDPKGIIRAIIYYPLSIGRNFDELYRALIAMQTTDEFGVATPADWRPGDDVIVPTAGSCGVAKERMEDKENLDCKDWFFCTKKLDEKEIYSKLIKD
- a CDS encoding TolC family protein produces the protein MRKFFTIVFVFSLVLKGFSQDTIRISRAELEQRMVDQNLQVKLANDEAKLAQAELLGTRAMYLPNVNASYTFSNTNNPLYAFGSKLNQERITQMDFDPAKLNAPDAISNFATKIEVQQPIINMDAVYLKKAGQVKSEVLKIKAERTKEYIQFEFKKAYMQLQLAYRMLETLENAKTTTLANKKVIDNYFKNGMIQKTEVLYIDVRVKEIENQIAYAKSNIKNASDYLYFLLDEESFNKVFKPTEKLEFQNQILENTATLNVERKDLQAYQKSLEAYDYLIKSTKAKFLPRLNAFGSFELYDNKFAQFGANGYLAGVQLSWNVFDGLKAKSEQEKYKAELTKAQTEITQYNKQSQLELNKVNRQVQDAENKVNLTKLALEQSKEAYRIRKNRYDQGLEKSSDLLMSETTMSQKDLEYQQAIFEYNVALEYYKFLKN